From the Micromonospora echinofusca genome, the window CCCACGTCCAACGGCGGCGACGCCATCGGCATGGAGAGCGGCGTCCGCAACGTCTGGGTCGACCACGCCACCCTGGAGGCCTCCGGCGGCGAGTCGGAGGGCTACGACGGCCTGTTCGACATGAAGGACGACACCCAGTACGTGACCCTGTCCTACAGCATCCTGCGCAACTCCGGCCGGGGCGGCCTCATCGGCTCCAGCGAGAGCGACCGCTCGAACGGCTTCGTCACGTTCCACCACAACCTGTACGAGAACATCGACTCCCGCACGCCCCTGCTGCGCGGCGGCATCGCGCACATCTACAACAACCACTACGTGAGCCTGCGCGAGTCCGGCATCAACTCCCGCGCCGGCGCCAGGGCCAAGGTGGAGAACAACTACTTCCGCAACTCCAAGGACGTCCTGGGCACCTTCTACACCAGCGAGGCCGGCTACTGGCAGGTCGCCGGCAACATCTTCGACAACGTGACCTGGTCCAGCCCCGGCAGCGACAACAACCCGGCCGGCCCCAACCCGCAGTCCAACACCACCGTCAGCATCCCGTACGCCTACAGCCTCGACGCGGCCAGCTGCGTGCCGGACGTCGTCCGCCAGACGGCGGGCGCCAACACGGGCCTGCGGGAGTCGAACGGCAGCTGCTCGCCGCAGACGCCGGCGCCGACCACCCCCGCGCCGGGGCCGACCAGCCCGACGCCGGCGCCGACCAGCCCCACGCCGACGCCGACCCAGCCCGCCGGGCCGAACCTCAGCATCGGGGCCGGCTCCGACGGTTCCAGCAAGGCCAGCGGCACGAGCTACGGCAACGTGCGCGACGGCAGCCTGAGCACCTACTGGTCGCCGGTCGGCGCGACCGGGGACATCTCCATCAAGTGGGGTTCCGCCACCACGGTGTCCAGGGTGGTCATCCGTGAGCCCGCTGGCACCCAGGGCAGCATCGGGTCCTGGCAGCTCGTCAACCACGGCAGCGGCGCCGTCCTGGCCTCCGGCAGCGGGGCGGGCGCGATCACCTTCCCCGCCACGTCACTGACCAAGATCACCTTCAGGATCACCAGTTCGGGCGGCAGCCCGAAGGTCGCCGAGTTCGAGACCTACGCCCGGTAGCGGCGCGGCCCGCCGTCCGGCCGGGCACCGGGCTGTCCCGGTACCGGCCGGACGGCGGCGGCCTTCGCATCGACGCCCTACCGTCGCGGATCGCCCTTCATCGGCCGGAAGGTCGTCGAGGAGGCGGCTGGAAGCGGCAGTCACCACGACGGGCGGCGCGCGGCCGGGTCAGCCCGCCTCGGCGAGCAGACCGTCGACGAGGTCGCGGGGCAGCCCGTGGGTGTCGTGCAGGTCGCGGTAGTCCGCGTCCGTCAGCGGGCCCCGGGACCTGCGCCGCAAGACCACCGGCCGGCCGCGACGCAGCAGTTCCCGGAACCGCCGTTCCTCGCCGGTGAACACCTCGCGCACCTCGTCGACGGTCACGGACTGGCGGAAGCTGTCGAGGGTGTGTCGCACCGGCGCGGTCGGCAGGTCCGACAGGGTCCTGGACGCCTCGTCGCGCCACAGCGTGGTGAGCGTCCGGCGCAACAGCCGACGCAGCACGTAGCCGCGGCCGGTGTTCGAGGGGCGTACGCCGTCGCCGACCACCACCACGCCCGCGCGCAGGTGGTCGCCGACCACACGCAGCGACGCGTCCCGCAGGCCCCACACGTCGCAGACGCCGCCCACCCACGGCACGAGACTCTCGCCCTCGTGGACCGAGCGGTGCCCGCGCAGCACCATCTCCAGCCGTTCGAGGCCCATCCCGGTGTCCACGTTGGGCTGACGCAGCGGCGTGAGTCGGCCGTCGCCGTGGCGGTGGTAGCGCATCCCCACGTGGTTCCAGACCTCCATCCACCGCTCGTCGGTGCCCGGGGTGCCGTGGGGCGGGCCGTCGCCGGTCCAGACGAAGATCTCGGTGTCGGGTCCGCAGGGCCCGGTCGGGCCGTTGGACCACCAGTTCTCCTCCCCGGTCAGCTCCACCGGCAGGCCCAGCTCGCCCCAGGTGCGCAGCGACGGCTCGTCCGGGCCGACCCGGTCGTCGCCGCCGAAGACGGTCACGTGCATCCGCTCGTGCGGCACGCCGAAGCCGTCACGCAGCAGCTCGTAGCCCCACCGCAGACTGCGGGGCAGGTCGTAGTCGCCGAGCGACCAGGAGCCGAGCATCCGGAACAGGGTCAGGTGGGTGCGGTCGCCCACCTCGTCCAGGTCGGTGGTGCGCAGGCAGCGCTGCACGTTGACCAGCCGCCGGCCCAGCGGGTGGGGTCGGCCCTCCAGGTAGGGGGTCAGCGGGTGCATGCCGGAGGTGGTGAAGAGCACCGGGTCGCCCGGCGGCGGGATCAGGGAGCCGTCGGGCACGAGTTCGTGGCCGCGCTCGCGGAAGAAGTCGAGGAAGGTACGGCTGATCGGGTCGTACGTCATGGCGGTGGCCTTTCCGGGTTCGGACGACCGGAAAGGGTCCGACCACCGGGGACCGGCGGGCCGACGGAGACGAGAAGCCGGCGGACCGTTTCCGGTCGCCGGCGGGAGATGGTGAGGTCAGGCGGCGGCGACCGACGAGCGCGAAGCTCGCGCGGCCGCGGCGGCGAAGAAGCGCCTGATCTCCATGCCCCGACTGTACGCGGACCCGACGCCGCCGCCCAGCGCGTTTCGCGGCGGGCGGCGGTGCCGGAGGAGGATCAGACGCCGGAGGTGGCGAGGGCCGGGGCGGGGCGCTCGTCGGCGCGGCGGGGCGTCTGGCGGTTGGGCAGCGAGAGCCGGACGACCTTCCGCCACGCCGAGAAGACCTGCCGGGGCAGCGAGCCGGTGGTGTACTTCAGCCCGTACCGGTCGAACAGGGCCCGCACCTCGGGGGCGATCTCCTGGTAGCGGTTGCTGGGCAGGTCCGGGAAGAGGTGGTGCTCGATCTGGTACGACAGGTTGCCCGTCATGATGTGCATCAGCCGGCTGCCGCTGATGTTGGCCGAGCCGAGCATCTGCCGCAGGTACCACTCGCCGCGGGTCTCGCCCTCGATCGAGCGCCTGGAGAAGGTCTCCACGCCCTCCGGGAAGTGCCCGCACATGATCACCGAGTGGCTCCACAGGTTGCGCAGGAGGTTGGCGGTGAAGGTGGCGGCCAGCGTGTGCAGGAACGAGGGCCCGGACAGCAGCGGGTGCACGACGTAGTCCTTGAGCACCTGCCGGCGGATCTTGCGGCCCACGGCGCGCGCCCGGGCCCGGAACTCCGGCTTCTTGTGCCGGCCCTTGCGCAGGTTGCGCCCCAGCTCCAGGTCGTACGCGGCGATGCCGTACTCGAAGAAGCAGGCGTTGATGAAGTTCCACAGCGGCTGCCCCAGGTGGAACGGGTGCCACCGCTGGTCCTCGTCGACGCGCATGATGCCGTAGCCGAGGTCGTTGTCCTTGCCGAGGACGTTCGTGTACGTGTGGTGCAGCTCGTTGTGCGAGTGCTTCCACTGGTCGGCGGGCGAGACGTGGTCCCACTCCCAGGTGGTGGAGTGGATCTTCGGGTCGCGCATCCAGTCCCACTGGCCGTGCAGGACGTTGTGGCCGACCTCCATGTTCTCCAGGATCTTGGCCACGGTCAGGCCGGCGGTGCCCACGATCCAGGCGGGCGGGAAGAGGGAGAACAGCAGCACGACCCGGCTGCCGATCTCCAGCTTGCGCTGGGTGGAGATGACCCGGCGGATGTAGGCGGCGTCGCGCTCGCCCCGGCTGGCGACCACCCGGTCGCGGATCGCGTCGAGTTCCTTGCCGATGGTCTCGATGTCCTCGGCGGAGAGGTGGGCGATCGGGTTGACGGGCTTGTTCTGGATCACGGTCACGTCAGTACTCCGGTCAGTGGTCGATGTCGCAGGGGCCGGCCGCCGCCGACACGCAGGTCTGGATGCGGACGCCGTCGCCGGGCACCGCCGTGGTCAGTTCCCCGTTGCGCAGGTCCCGAACCGCGCCCTGGCGCAGCGGCAGGACGCAGCCGAAGCAGATGCCCATCCGGCAGCCCGAGGGCATCAGCACCCCGGCGTTCTCGCCGGCGTCGAGCAGCGGGGTCGCGCCGTCGGCGGCGACGGTCACGCCCGAGCGGACGAAGGTGACGGCGCCGCCCTCGCCGGCCGAGATGACGGTGGGGCGGAACCGCTCCGTGTGCAGCCGGTCGCCGTGCCCCGCGGCCGTCCAGTGCTCCTCGAGGGCGTCGAGCAGGCCGACCGGGCCGCAGGCCCAGGTCTCCCGGTCGAGGTGGTCGGGCACGAGGCGCTCGAGGTCGGCCACGGTGAGCAGCCCGTCGGTGTCGGTGTGCCGCTCCACCAGCCGGATCGCGCCCCGCGTCGCGAGGTCCCGCAGTTCGGCGCCGAAGATCACGTCGTCCGGCGTGGGCGCCGAGTGCACCACGACGACGTCGGCGCCGCCCAGCACGTCGGCGCGCAGCATCCCCATGACGGGGGTGACGCCGCTGCCCGCCGTCACGAAGAGCACCCGGGCCGGCGGCCGGTCCGGCAGCACGAAGTCGCCCTGGGCCTGGTCGAGCCGCACCAGCGTCCCGGGCCGGGTCCGGCGGACGAGGTGGTTGCTGACGACCCCGTCGGGGATGGCCTTGACGGTCACCGAGATCGGTCCGCCCCGGCGCTGCGGCGCGGAGGTCACCGAGTACGCCCGCCACTGGCGTACGCCGTCGACGTCGACGCCCAGGCGGACGTACTGCCCGGGGGTGTGCCCGCGCCAGTCGCGGCCGGGCCGGATCACCAGCGTCGCCGCGTCGGCGGTCTCGGGGCGTACGGCGAGGATCCGCCCGCGCAGGTCGGCGCCGGAGCGCAGCGGGGCGACCATGTCGAGGTAGTCGTCGGGCAGCAGCGGGGTGGTGACCGACGCGGCCAGCCGGAGGATCCGGCCCCGCAGGGCCGCCTTCCCGGAGGGGTTCGGGACGGTGGTGGTCATGATTCGATGGTCGCCCGCCGAATGGCATAAAATCTTGACCTGCGAAGGTGAACCGGACGAGGCTTTTTGTGCGGAGGGAACAATATGTCCGAACGCTCGGAGGCCACGCGACGCGCGGCCCGGCTCGAATTGGACGCCCGGGTGGCCGGCGAGCTGCACGAGCGGCTCCCCCTGCTCGCCGAGCGCACCATCACCGCCATCACCGCCGAGGTACCGAGCTACTCCGGCACCCTCACCGGCCAGATGCGCGAGAAGATCGAGACGGCGGTGCAGATCGCGCTCGGCACGTTCCTCCAGCTCATCGGGCGCTCCGAGGGCAGCGACCCGAGCACCCCGCTCGTCGGCGCGCTGGAGGCCGCGTACGCCCTCGGCAGCGGCGAGGCGCGTTCCGGCCGAAGCATGGACGCCCTGCTCGCCGCGTACCGCGTCGGCGCCCGGGTCTCCTGGCGGGAGATGTCCACCACCACCGTGCAGGGCGGGTCGTCGGCCGCGACCGTCGCCGAGTTCGCCGAGCTGATGTTCGCGTACATCGACGAGCTCTCCGCCGCGAGCGTGGCCGGGCACGCCGACGAGCTGGCCAGCGCCGGACGGGCCCGGCGGCGCAACCTGGAACGGCTCACCCAGCGGCTGCTGGCCGGGGAGCCCGAGGAGGCCCTGCTGCGCAGCGCCGAGCGGGCCGACTGGCCGCCGCCGCAGACCCTCACCGTCGTCCTGCTGCCCCGGGCCAACCTCCGCGCGGCGCTCGCGCGGCTGCACCCGCGCACCCTGGAGAGCGGCGACGACCTTGCGGCAGGCGGGGCGGGCGAGGACCTGGCGGTGCTGCTGGTGCCCGACACACACGGCGACCGGCGGCGGCAGCTCGCCCGGGTGCTGCACGGCCGCCGCGCGGTGCTCGGCCCCGCCCGGCCCTGGACCCTGGTCGCCTCGTCCTACCAGCGGGCGGTCCGGGCCCTGTCGCTCGGCCTGCGCCCGGCCGACGACGGGCCGGCGCTGGACACCGAGGAGCACCTCGCGGAGCTGGTGCTCAGCACCGACCCGGAAGGGCTCGCCGACCTGCGCGCCCGGGTCCTCGCGCCGCTCGCGTCGCTGCCGCCCGGCACCGCCGACCGGCTCGCCGAGACCCTGCGCTCCTGGCTGCTGCACCAGGGCCGGCGCGACGACGTGGCCGCCGAACTGTTCGTGCACGCGCAGACCGTGCGCTACCGGATGGGCAAGCTGCGCGAGCTGTACGGCGAGCGCCTGACCGACCCGGCGACGGTCCTCGACCTCACCCTGGCCCTGGCCTTCCCGCCCCGCGGCGAGGTCGACGACCCGGCGCCCTGACCTGTCCGTGCGTGTTCGCACGGCCACGCTCAGGTCAGATACCGGACACACGCGTGCCGCCCGGGCAGCGGAAATGCCACCCTGGTCCTCCCCCGCCCGTGATCACCCCGACCGGTTGCCGGCCCCCGCGCCGACGGCCGCCGGCGGGTCCGCCGGTGGGGTGGACGGGGCCGCCGCCGGTCCGCGACGCCTTCCGCCAGGAGGGCGCCGGACGGGGCCCTCGCGAGCGGGAGGACGGGCATGGCGTCGCACACGGGGGACCAGACCGGGGCCGACCGGTCCGCCGGGCCGGCGCGCCCGGCCGGCACGGGCCGGCTCCGCGACGTCCTCCGGACGACCCCGGCGCTGATCGTGCTCAGCGGCGCCGTGCTGCTCGCCGCGCTGGCCGCCACCGCCGTCGTCGCCGTGCAGTCCCGCCCGTCGGCCACCACGCTGGGCGAACGCTCCGCCGCGACCGCGGTGGGCACCAGCACGACCGCCCGGAAGATCTACCAGGGCCTCGCCGACGCGGACGTCGCCGCCAGCGCCGTCTTCCTGCTCCCACCGACCGAGGACCGACGGGCCTCGTTGGTGGCCGCCTACGACGCGTCCGTACACGAGGTCGAGCGCACGCTGACCGACTCGATGGGCAACGCCGTGGGCGACCCGGCCCGCCTGACCCGACTGGCGACGATCGCCGCCCGGCTGAAGGTCTACCGCGACGTGGTGTGCGCCGCCCTGCGGGTGGCCGGTCCGCTGTCCGCGACGGCCACGGGGAACCGGCGCCCCTGCCCGCCGGCGACGACGGAACAGGCCGGGACGGGCAGCCCGGCGGCCCGCGCGGTGCTCGCCTCCGCGTACGCGCGCCAGGCGTCGCACTACATGTCCACCGAACTGCTCACCGCCGCCCAGGGCCTGTGGAACTACGACACCAGGCTGCTGCTCGACGCCCGCGCCGACGCCCGCCCGTGGCTGGCCGCGTCGATCCTGGTCCCGCTGGCCGCGCTCGCCGCGCTGGTGGTGGTCCAGGTGTGGCTGCGCCGGCGGACCCGGCGCCGACTGAACGCGGGCCTACTGCTGGCCTCGGTGGGCACCGCCGCCGTCCTGGCCATGCTGGGCTCCTCGTGGTGGCACTGGCCGGACGCCGACCGAAGGTTCCCGGAGCTGGAACGGGCGATCGACGCGCAGAGCGCCACCCAGCAGCGGCTCGGCGCCCTGCTCGCCGGCCGGGCCGACGTCTACCTGGGACTCGGCGCGAGCGTCGACCCGGCCGGGCACAAGGCGGACTTCGACAACCGGGACCTCTGCCTCGCCCCCGCCGCCGGGCGGGAGTCACCGGACCGGATCGACTGCACCGACCTGGAGGAGGACGTCTGGCCGGCCCGGCAGATCAAGACCCCCAACGCGTTCCGCGCGGCGGTCGACACCGTGCTCGCCGAGGGATCGGCGGGCCGGGCGTTCGTCGCCGCCGAGGGGCACCTGCTGACCGAACTGACCACCCGCAACGAGGAGGTCTCCCGGATGGTCGCCGACCTGCCCGAGGCGCGCCGCCACCTGGGCGGCGCAGCCGCCTGGGTGACCCTGCTCGCCGCCGCCGGTGTGGTCGCCGGGCTGCGCCAGCGCCACCGGGAGTACCAGTGACCACACCCCGGCCGACCTCCACGCGGACCCGACGCCGGGCCGCGTTCCTCGCGCTCCTGGCGACGCTGCCCGGGTGCGCCGCCCCCGCGACGCCGGCTCCCGCACCCCCCGCCCGGCCGCCGGGGGTGGCGACCGCGCCGACGACCGACGCGACCGGCGGGGTCTGCCCCGTACGCCGCAGCTTCCCGCCCGACCCGACGCCCCCGCGCCGGATCCTCGACCGGGGCGAACTGGTCGCGGGCGTGGACCCGTCCGACGCCACCATGAGCCACTGGGACGCCAGCAGCCAGCGGTTCGAGGGCTTCAACATCGAGCTGATGCTGGCGGTGGCCCGTGCCCTCTGGCCGGCCGACGACCCGCGCAGCCGGCTCACCTTCAAGGCGGTGCCGCCCGGCCAGGGCGCCTTCACCATGCTGGACAAGGGTGAGATCGACGTTGTCGCCACGTCGCTCACGGCCTCCTGCGAGCGGGCCCGGCTGGTGCTGTTCTCCAACGACTACCTCGACTCCGGGCAGACGGTGCTGGTCCGCAAGCGCCCCGACGGCACGCCCGAGTTCGCGGGCATGGAACAGCTCGGCGGCCGGCGGGTCTGCGCCGCCGCGAACACCACCTCGCTGGCGATGATCGCCGGCTACCGCACCACGGGAGGCCTGCGGCCGGTCCCGGTGCACGCCCCGCACCCGGTCGACTGCCTGGTCATGCTGCGTCAGGGGCAGGTCGACGGCGTCAGCACCGACGACAACATCCTGCTGGGCTTCGCCCGGATGGCCCCGGACACGACCCTGGTGACCGAGGCGCCCCGGGAGGAGCGGCGCTCCTGCGAGCACCACCGGGACGAGGACTGCACCTGGTTCACCGACGAGCCGCACGCCTTCGCGTTCCGCCTGACCGACGGCCGGGACCTGGTCGCGTTCGTCAACCACGTGCTGGCGCAGCCGCGTACGGCGATGGTGTGGCAGCAGGCCCACGACCGGTGGCTCGCCGGCCACCGGGACCGGGGCATGCCCTCGCCCGGGCCGGCCACCACCGCCTGGCCGCCGCCCGACCCCGCCCCGGCCACCCCCGCGCCGGCCGACTGATGGGCGGTGGGGAAATGGCCGTGCGCCAACGCCTCGACGCCGCCCTGGCCGCGCACGCCTGGGTCTGCGAGCACCTGCTCGACGTGCAGCAGCTGGTCACGGACGCCTTCCGGCAGCCCGGCGGCCCGGCCGCCGCGCCCGCGCAGGAGGCCCGGGGCCTGCTGCACCGGCTCGGCTGCCTGTCGCTGGCCCTCGACCGGCTCGTGGACGACCTCGACGGCGTCGAGGAGCCGACGGGCGCGGGCGCGCAGGCGCTGGCCCGGCTGCTGGCCGACCCGTGCCAGGTCCGGTTCACCGCGGCCACCGGCGAGCCGGTGACCGTGGAGGCGATGAGCGTCCAGGAGATCCTGGCCGCGGCCCGCGAGCACGTGGCCCGGATCCGCCGGATCGTCGACGCGTACGGCCGGGACCGGCTGACGGTGCGGGCGCAGCGGCTGCGCTCCTCGGTCGAGCGGCTGCGGCGGCTCGCGGCGGAGGCCGCCGACGAGGGGCTGGGCGACGGGACGGACCCGGTGGCGGCGCTCGCGGTCGACGCGCTGCTCGACCGCCTCGGCGCCGCCGAGGCGGCGGGCCGCGGCCAGTGGTGGCGCGGCGACGTCCAGCCGGAACGCGACGACGGGTCGCTGGGGGCCGCCGTCGACCGGGCGGTCGAGCGGACCGACACCGCGCGGCGCCGGCTGCGCCGCGGCTGCCACGCGGAGCTGGCCGGGCGGCTGGAGGCGTACCGGCAGAAGGCCGCCGACGAGGGCCGGGCCGAGCACCCGCAGGTCGAGCGGGCCTACCGGGAGGCGCTGGCCGCGCTGCGACCCGACGCCTTCGCGCTGACCGACGCCAGCCGGGCGGTGCGGGCCTACCAGCGGGCCGTGAACGGGGGTACGCGATGACGGTGGACCGCGACTGCGCGCAACGCAACTGCCCCGGCGCCGTCGACGAGGACGGGTTCTGCCGGCTGTGGGGCCACGAGTGCCTCGGCGCGGGCGGGGCCGACGTGGGTGGCGCGGCGGTCCGGCCGCCCGAGGCCGATCCGCGACCGCCCCGGACGACGTCGCGGCCGTGGGAGCGACCGGCGGTGCTGCCGACCGCGCGGCCCCACGATCCCCTGACGGCGGTGGTCTCGCAGGCGGTGGTGCCCGAGCACTCCCGCTACTGCGGCAACACGAGGTGCCACCGGCACCGGGGTCCCCGGCTGCCCCGGGTCGCCGGGTTCTGCCCCGACTGCGGCACCCGCTACTCCTTCACCCCGCCGCTGGCCGACGGTGACCTGCGCGCCGGGCGCTACCGGATCGAGGGCTGCCTGGGCAACGGCGGCGTCGGCTGGGTGTTCCTCGCCCGGGACGAGGACATGGACGGCGCCTGGCGGGTGCTGAAGGGACAGCGCAACCCGGAGGATCGGGAGGCCGTCGCCGCGTTCGTCGCCGAGCGGCAGGCGCTGATCGCGCTGAACCACCCGAGGATCGTCACCATCACCCACGCGCTGCGGCCCGAGTCCGACCGCGACGGCGGCTACCTGGTGATGGAGTACGTCAACGGCGGCACCCTGGAGGAGGCGCGCAGCACGGCCGGACCGGGCGGCGGGTCCTGCGCCGTGGACGTGGCGCAGGCGCTGGGGTACGCCGTGCAGATCCTCGACGCCTTCGAGTACCTGCACGACCAGGGCTGGCTGTACTGCGACCTGAAGCCCGAGAACGTGATGCGCGTCGGCGGCCAGGGCACCAACGACCCGATCAAGCTGGTCGACTTCGGCGCGGCCCGCCGCATCGACAACACGGTCAGCCCGGCGTGGGGCACGGTGGGCTACACGGCGCCGGAGGTGGAGCGACTCGGGCCGGCCGGCCCCAGCGTGCGGTCGGACCTCTACACCGTCGGGCGTACCCTCGCCGCGCTGACCCTGGTGCCCCGCTCCACCGAGGTGACCCGGATCCCGCCGGGTGCGGACCTGCTGCGGCTGCCCGTGCCCGCGCGGCTCGACCCGTTCCTGCGGCTGCTCGCGCGCGCCACCGCCGCCGAGCCGGAGGACAGGTTCGCCTCGGCGGCCGAGATGCGCGAGCAGGTCCGGGGCGTACGCCGGCAGGTCGGCTCCGCCACCGACGGCGTGCCCAGACCGACCCGCTCCACTCTGTTCAGCCCGTCCACGTGCGCGTTCGCGCTGCACACCGACCGCGCTGCCCTCGACGTCGTGGAGATCATGCTCGGCCTGCCCGTGCCCCTGGTCGACGGCACCGACCCGGCCGCCGGGTTCCTCGCCTCGCTCGGCGCCGCCGACCCGGCCGAACTCATCGAGCTGCTGAAGACCGCGCCGCAGCGGACCGCACAGGTCACCTACCGCGCCGTACGGGCCCACCTCGCCGCCGGACGGGTGGCCGAGGCGGGCCCGCTGCTCGCCGGCTTCCCCGAGGACCTGCGGGACTGGGCGCTGTGGTGGCACCGCGGCCTGGTGGCCCTGGTGGGGCGGGACGCCGCCACCGCCCGACGCCGCTTCGAGCAGGTCTACGGCTGGCTGCCCGGCGAGGTGTCCACCCGGCTCGCGTACGCGGTGGCCTGCGAACTCGACGGCGACCCGCGGACCGCCGCCGACCACTACCGGGGGGTGTGGGACGCCGACCCGGGCGTGGTGGGCGCGGCGTTCGGGCTGGCCCGCTGCCTGCTGGCGACGGCCGACGCGCGCAGCGCGGCGGACGCCCTGCTGCGGGTGCCGGAGTCCTCCCGCGCCTCGACGGTGGCGGTCACCTGCGCGGTGCGGATCCTGCTCGACGCGCCGGACGACGGGCGTCGGCTGGACGCCGCGCTCGACGCCGCCGCGATCGTCGACAAGCTGCCCCCGTTCGGCGAACGCGAGGAGGTGGAGGCGCACATCCTGCGGATCGCGCTGGACTGCGACCTGACCGAGGGGCGCCACGACGACCGGCGGCTGTTCGGTCACCGGCTCGACGAGGACGCGCTGCGCCGCGCGTTCGAGCGCCGGTGCCGCTCCCGCGCCCGACGCACCGCCGACCGGCGGGAGCGGATCGCGCTCGTCGAGCTGGCCAACGCGTACCGGCCGGTGACGTGGTGGTGACCCCGGCCGCCGACCCCGACGGAAAGAGGTCCCCCGTGAACGACCTGCCGCTGCGGCTGCGCGTGCACCACACCGAGTGCGTCCCCGCCGACGGGGCGGTGCTCGACGTCGTCGCCACCGTCCGGGGCGAGGAACCGGCCCACCCGGACGTCCGGCACGACGACCTGGCCGAGGTGATCCTGCTCGACTCGTCGGGCTCGATGGGGGCGCCGCAGGCCAAGATGCGCGCCGCCCGACAGGCCACGGTGGCGGCCGTCGACGCCCTGCCCGACGGGGTGGCGTTCGCGGTGGTGTCGGGCACCGCGCACGCCACCATGGTCTACCCGGGCGACCGGCGGCTGGCGGTCGCCGACGAGAGCACCCGCGCCGCCGCCCGCCGGGCGCTGCGGCACGTCACCCCGCACGGCGGCACGGCCATCGGCACGTGGCTGCTGCTGGCCCGCCAGCTGCTGGCGACGCGACCGGACGCGATCGGGCACGTCATCCTGCTCACCGACGGGCGCAACGAGTCCCAGCGCCCCGCCGACCTGCGGGCGGCGGTGGACGACTGCGTGGGCCGGTTCACCGTCGACTGCCGCGCCATCGGCTCCGCCGACGGCGTACACGACTGGGACGCGGCGGAGCTGCTGGGCATCGCGGAGGCGCTCGGCGCCAACCCCGTCGTGCCGGTGGAGGACCTCACCGGGCTCGCCGACGACTTCCGGGCGGTGCTGGGCCGGGCGATGTCCCGGCGGGTCCCCGACGTACGGCTGCGCGTACGCACCACCGGGCTGGCCCGGGTCCGCTTCGTCAAGCAGGTGCACCCGGCGCTCGCCGACCTGAGCGGGCGCGGCGAGCCGGCCGGCGAGCTGTCCACCGACTACCCCGTCGGCGCGTGGAGCCCGCACGACCAGCGCGACTACCACGTCGCGCTGGAGGTCGACGCGATGGCGCCGGGGGCGCGTCGGCGCGTCGGCTGGTTGAGCGTGCACGCCGGTGCCGACGCCGCGCCCGTCGAGGTGCCGCTCACCGTGGAGTGGACCGAGGACGCCCTGCGGTACTCGGAGATCAACGAGAGCGTGGCGTACTACACCCGCCAGCAGGACTACGCGGCGG encodes:
- a CDS encoding fatty acid desaturase family protein, giving the protein MTVIQNKPVNPIAHLSAEDIETIGKELDAIRDRVVASRGERDAAYIRRVISTQRKLEIGSRVVLLFSLFPPAWIVGTAGLTVAKILENMEVGHNVLHGQWDWMRDPKIHSTTWEWDHVSPADQWKHSHNELHHTYTNVLGKDNDLGYGIMRVDEDQRWHPFHLGQPLWNFINACFFEYGIAAYDLELGRNLRKGRHKKPEFRARARAVGRKIRRQVLKDYVVHPLLSGPSFLHTLAATFTANLLRNLWSHSVIMCGHFPEGVETFSRRSIEGETRGEWYLRQMLGSANISGSRLMHIMTGNLSYQIEHHLFPDLPSNRYQEIAPEVRALFDRYGLKYTTGSLPRQVFSAWRKVVRLSLPNRQTPRRADERPAPALATSGV
- a CDS encoding pectate lyase family protein; amino-acid sequence: MRRPVALRLQVALATTAVGAAIGVAVLPTHEASAAAGAATGYATQNGGTTGGAGGQTVRVSTGTGIHTALCTRPSSSTPIIIEVQGTINHGNTAKVSGNSCSTAAGVIELKQISNVTIIGVGTGAVFDQLGIHIRESRNIIIRNVTVRNVKKSGSPTSNGGDAIGMESGVRNVWVDHATLEASGGESEGYDGLFDMKDDTQYVTLSYSILRNSGRGGLIGSSESDRSNGFVTFHHNLYENIDSRTPLLRGGIAHIYNNHYVSLRESGINSRAGARAKVENNYFRNSKDVLGTFYTSEAGYWQVAGNIFDNVTWSSPGSDNNPAGPNPQSNTTVSIPYAYSLDAASCVPDVVRQTAGANTGLRESNGSCSPQTPAPTTPAPGPTSPTPAPTSPTPTPTQPAGPNLSIGAGSDGSSKASGTSYGNVRDGSLSTYWSPVGATGDISIKWGSATTVSRVVIREPAGTQGSIGSWQLVNHGSGAVLASGSGAGAITFPATSLTKITFRITSSGGSPKVAEFETYAR
- a CDS encoding ferredoxin reductase; translated protein: MTTTVPNPSGKAALRGRILRLAASVTTPLLPDDYLDMVAPLRSGADLRGRILAVRPETADAATLVIRPGRDWRGHTPGQYVRLGVDVDGVRQWRAYSVTSAPQRRGGPISVTVKAIPDGVVSNHLVRRTRPGTLVRLDQAQGDFVLPDRPPARVLFVTAGSGVTPVMGMLRADVLGGADVVVVHSAPTPDDVIFGAELRDLATRGAIRLVERHTDTDGLLTVADLERLVPDHLDRETWACGPVGLLDALEEHWTAAGHGDRLHTERFRPTVISAGEGGAVTFVRSGVTVAADGATPLLDAGENAGVLMPSGCRMGICFGCVLPLRQGAVRDLRNGELTTAVPGDGVRIQTCVSAAAGPCDIDH
- a CDS encoding PucR family transcriptional regulator, whose product is MSERSEATRRAARLELDARVAGELHERLPLLAERTITAITAEVPSYSGTLTGQMREKIETAVQIALGTFLQLIGRSEGSDPSTPLVGALEAAYALGSGEARSGRSMDALLAAYRVGARVSWREMSTTTVQGGSSAATVAEFAELMFAYIDELSAASVAGHADELASAGRARRRNLERLTQRLLAGEPEEALLRSAERADWPPPQTLTVVLLPRANLRAALARLHPRTLESGDDLAAGGAGEDLAVLLVPDTHGDRRRQLARVLHGRRAVLGPARPWTLVASSYQRAVRALSLGLRPADDGPALDTEEHLAELVLSTDPEGLADLRARVLAPLASLPPGTADRLAETLRSWLLHQGRRDDVAAELFVHAQTVRYRMGKLRELYGERLTDPATVLDLTLALAFPPRGEVDDPAP
- a CDS encoding transporter substrate-binding domain-containing protein; translation: MTTPRPTSTRTRRRAAFLALLATLPGCAAPATPAPAPPARPPGVATAPTTDATGGVCPVRRSFPPDPTPPRRILDRGELVAGVDPSDATMSHWDASSQRFEGFNIELMLAVARALWPADDPRSRLTFKAVPPGQGAFTMLDKGEIDVVATSLTASCERARLVLFSNDYLDSGQTVLVRKRPDGTPEFAGMEQLGGRRVCAAANTTSLAMIAGYRTTGGLRPVPVHAPHPVDCLVMLRQGQVDGVSTDDNILLGFARMAPDTTLVTEAPREERRSCEHHRDEDCTWFTDEPHAFAFRLTDGRDLVAFVNHVLAQPRTAMVWQQAHDRWLAGHRDRGMPSPGPATTAWPPPDPAPATPAPAD
- a CDS encoding alanine--tRNA ligase-related protein, giving the protein MTYDPISRTFLDFFRERGHELVPDGSLIPPPGDPVLFTTSGMHPLTPYLEGRPHPLGRRLVNVQRCLRTTDLDEVGDRTHLTLFRMLGSWSLGDYDLPRSLRWGYELLRDGFGVPHERMHVTVFGGDDRVGPDEPSLRTWGELGLPVELTGEENWWSNGPTGPCGPDTEIFVWTGDGPPHGTPGTDERWMEVWNHVGMRYHRHGDGRLTPLRQPNVDTGMGLERLEMVLRGHRSVHEGESLVPWVGGVCDVWGLRDASLRVVGDHLRAGVVVVGDGVRPSNTGRGYVLRRLLRRTLTTLWRDEASRTLSDLPTAPVRHTLDSFRQSVTVDEVREVFTGEERRFRELLRRGRPVVLRRRSRGPLTDADYRDLHDTHGLPRDLVDGLLAEAG